GGTACTGAAGCATAACTGGGAAACCTCTGATAAACGTGGCGTCCCGGGCGGTAAAGCAAGATTTATTTATATCTCAGAGCAGGTGAAAACGTTTATCTACAACACCCGCAAAATGAGTGAGAGAGCGGCATCGTATAGCGTCCTGCGAACGCCGCTGGAACAGCTGATGCTGAACGCCCTGCGTACTTTATCCAAAGAAGAACAGAAAAAAATGACCGCGATTCTTGAGCGTGAAGGAAGCGAAGGTCTGCTAAAACGCCTCGGCATCCAAAAGGATGAATAAATAAAAAAGCCGGTGACTCAGCCCCGGCTTTTTGCTTTCTGCGACGCTTACTGCTGAGCTTCACGCTCGCTGATAAAATCGAGGGCTTTGTTGATGCGGGCCACGGAACGCTGTTTACCAATCGCATGCACGGTCACATCAAGGCCAGGAGACTGGCCAGCGCCGGTCACGGCGACACGCAGCGGCATCCCAACTTTCCCCATCCCGACTTCCAGCTCATCGGCTGTGGCCTGAATAGCGTGGTGAACGTTTTCTGCGTTCCAGTCGCTCAGCGCGGCCAGTTTGTCACGCACCACTTCCAGCGGCTGACGCGCAACCGGGCGCAGGTGCTTCTTCGCAGCATCGGCGTCAAACTCGCTGAAGTCTTCGTAGAAGTAGCGGCAGGTCTGCGCCATCTCTTTCAGGGTTTTACAGCGCTCGCCCAGTAGTTTCACCAGCTCTGAAAGCTGCGGACCGTTGCGCGTATCAATGTTTTCCTGCTCGATATGCCATTGCAGGTGCGTTGCCACGTACTCTGGCTCCAGCGTATTGATGTAATGGTGGTTCAGCCACTGCAGTTTTTCAGTATTGAAAGCGCTGGCTGACTTGCTTACCGCGTTCAGGCTGAACATCTCAATCATCTCTTCACGAGAGAAGATCTCCTGGTCACCGTGGGACCAGCCCAGACGCACCAGATAGTTAAGCAGCGCTTCCGGCAGGTAGCCGTCGTCGCGGTACTGCATCACGCTAACCGCCCCGTGGCGCTTAGACAGTTTTTTACCGTCGTCGCCGTTGATCATCGAAACGTGAGCATAAAGAGGAACCGGCGCGTTCAAAGCCTTCAGGATATTGATCTGGCGCGGCGTGTTGTTGATATGGTCTTCACCACGGATAACGTGGGTGATCTCCATATCCCAGTCGTCCACCACCACACAGAAGTTATAGGTTGGAGAACCGTCGGTACGGCGAATGATCAGATCGTCCAGCTCCTGGTTGCTGAATTCGATCGGGCCACGAATCTGGTCATCAAAGATGACGGAACCTTCCTGTGGGTTGGCAAAACGCACAACGCACGGTTCGTCATCGGCATGGTGCTCGTGGCTGTGGCGGCAACGGCCGTCATAACGAGGCTTCTCGTTATTGGCCATCTGCTCTTCACGCAATGCCTCAAGGCGCTCTTTAGAGCAATAGCACTTATACGCCGTGCCCGCGGCCAGCATTTCGTCGATAGCCTGGTTGTAACGATCAAAACGCTTGGTCTGATAGTACGGGCCCTCATCCCACTGCAGGCTCAGCCAGTTCATCCCGTCCATAATCGCTTCGATGGCTTCCGGGGTTGAACGCTCGAGGTCGGTGTCTTCTATACGCAGCACAAACTCGCCTTTGTTATGACGAGCAAAAAGCCAGGAGTAGAGAGCAGTACGGGCACCGCCAACGTGCAGATAGCCTGTTGGGCTTGGCGCAAAGCGAGTTTTGATTTTCATTAAACGGCCTTAGTTACACATATTTGCCGGCAAAGCGGCAATTGCCAGGGAAAATTAACAGGCAACATTCTATCACTGTGCGCTAATTCCTCAATGTTGATGCCTGTAGATAGCCGGAAAGTAGAGAATTTGATGATAAATCAAACGCCAATGCCTGTTTCTTGATCGCATCGTTTAATTTTAAGACGAACGAATAAAAACTTTAGAAAATGCGTTGACTCATTTTCAACTGTCCCTATAATGCGACTCCACAAACCGGGGGTGATTAGCTCAGTTGGTAGAGCATCTCCTTTACACGGAGGGGGTCGGCGGTTCGAGCCCGTCATCACCCACCACTCTTTAAGAGTGACCTGGAATGTAAAGTAAGAGATTTAGAGATGGGTGATTAGCTCAGTTGGTAGAGCATCTCCTTTACACGGAGGGGGTCGGCGGTTCGAGCCCGTCATCACCCACCATCTCCTCTTACAGAATTAGCAGTACCGAAGTTTGGGTGATTAGCTCAGTTGGTAGAGCACCTCCTTTACACGGAGGGGGTCGGCGGTTCGAGCCCGTCATCACCCACCATCGGGTCGTTAGCTCAGTTGGTAGAGCAGTTGACTTTTAATCAATTGGTCGCAGGTTCGAATCCTGCACGACCCACCAATGTAGAAAGGCGCCCTAAAGGCGCCTTTTTGCTATCTGCGATTCGGAAGGTTTGACAAAATTGTCGGGAACAATTTTGAACAACGTTCTACGTTGGCCCAAAGGGTGAGTCTCAGGACGAGACGAGTAGCCTGCAGCAGGTTCGAGTCGAACGTAGTGAGACAACGGAGCCGTTTGCGACGACGGCCCGAAGGGCGAGCACAGCGAGTCATCCTGCACGACCCACCAATGTAGAAAGGCGCCCTAAAGGCGCCTTTTTGCTATCT
This Klebsiella michiganensis DNA region includes the following protein-coding sequences:
- the gltX gene encoding glutamyl-tRNA ligase (catalyzes a two-step reaction, first charging an glutamate molecule by linking its carboxyl group to the alpha-phosphate of ATP, followed by transfer of the aminoacyl-adenylate to its tRNA; contains discriminating and non-discriminating subtypes) gives rise to the protein MKIKTRFAPSPTGYLHVGGARTALYSWLFARHNKGEFVLRIEDTDLERSTPEAIEAIMDGMNWLSLQWDEGPYYQTKRFDRYNQAIDEMLAAGTAYKCYCSKERLEALREEQMANNEKPRYDGRCRHSHEHHADDEPCVVRFANPQEGSVIFDDQIRGPIEFSNQELDDLIIRRTDGSPTYNFCVVVDDWDMEITHVIRGEDHINNTPRQINILKALNAPVPLYAHVSMINGDDGKKLSKRHGAVSVMQYRDDGYLPEALLNYLVRLGWSHGDQEIFSREEMIEMFSLNAVSKSASAFNTEKLQWLNHHYINTLEPEYVATHLQWHIEQENIDTRNGPQLSELVKLLGERCKTLKEMAQTCRYFYEDFSEFDADAAKKHLRPVARQPLEVVRDKLAALSDWNAENVHHAIQATADELEVGMGKVGMPLRVAVTGAGQSPGLDVTVHAIGKQRSVARINKALDFISEREAQQ